In Candidatus Fusobacterium pullicola, the DNA window ATCCTGGTGGATACTTTATGATTGAACCTAAAAATTATTAATTTTCTATAAAAATTATAATTAAACAGAGAGGATATTGCTAATTTTGACAGTATCCTCTCTGTTACTTTTATAGTTCCCAATATAATTTTTCACATTGAGTTTCAAAACCTATATAATTTTTTAGGTGTTTAGCTCCTAATTTAATGTATAAATTTCTAGCCTTTACATTCCCACTCATAACAGATACACTTATTCCTATATATCCCTCTTGTTTAGCATATCTCTTTAAAGTTGAAATTATTGTTGTTCCAACTCCTCTACCCTTGTATTCATCCTTTATATGTAACGAATCTAAATAGAGTACGTTCTCCATATTTTCATCTGGAGTAAAAGCTCCAAAACCTAAAAAATTTTCATCTTCAAAAGCTCCAAATATACCATTTTTCTCTTTTGTTATATATTCACTCCAAATTTTATTAAATTTTTCCTCTGTTATTGTATCTAAAATTTTATCTGGTATTATCCCTTTATATGTTGCCCTCCAACTTTTTACATATAGTTTTACCATCTCATTGATATCTTCTTTTACAAGTAATCTTATTTCCATCTATATCTCACCCTTTTTATTTTTATTATACCACATATTGATCTTTAGAAAAATTAATATTATAATAGAAATTACTAAATTTATTAAAAGGGGAATTAAAAAATGTTAGCAAAAAACAATAAGATTATCTCTATTTTTCCAATATTATCTGGAATATTTTTTGGAGCTGGA includes these proteins:
- a CDS encoding GNAT family N-acetyltransferase; the encoded protein is MEIRLLVKEDINEMVKLYVKSWRATYKGIIPDKILDTITEEKFNKIWSEYITKEKNGIFGAFEDENFLGFGAFTPDENMENVLYLDSLHIKDEYKGRGVGTTIISTLKRYAKQEGYIGISVSVMSGNVKARNLYIKLGAKHLKNYIGFETQCEKLYWEL